A stretch of Saccharothrix texasensis DNA encodes these proteins:
- a CDS encoding helix-turn-helix transcriptional regulator — MQTAVERAIDTMWSRYHEPLSLADMADTAILSKFYFSRVFRTLTGTSPGRFLTAIRLTKAKQLLLETSLSVTEISYMVGYNSLGTFTSRFTRSVGVPPARYRALSYGGILSPSSFSGPARGTQAGAVAGWVGVPETSTPVRVYVGAFKDPIAQGVPVACDVRDGSGPYRLEALPEGRFYLRVAVVAVDDLDPNPSKRRPLFVGAAEAGSVRAGRTAEADIETRSASTLDLPILLALPELDTREAPDVDLAVPAARTPLGRATPLDARAR, encoded by the coding sequence GTGCAGACTGCGGTAGAGCGCGCGATCGACACGATGTGGAGCCGGTACCACGAGCCGCTTTCCCTGGCGGACATGGCGGACACCGCGATATTGAGCAAGTTCTACTTCTCCCGGGTGTTCCGGACGCTGACCGGCACCTCGCCGGGCCGGTTCCTCACCGCGATCCGGCTCACCAAGGCCAAGCAGCTGCTGCTGGAGACGTCGTTGAGCGTCACCGAGATCTCGTACATGGTGGGCTACAACAGCCTCGGCACGTTCACCAGCCGCTTCACCCGCAGCGTCGGCGTCCCGCCCGCCCGCTACCGCGCGCTGTCCTACGGCGGCATCCTGTCGCCGTCGTCGTTCTCCGGACCGGCGCGCGGCACCCAGGCGGGCGCGGTGGCCGGGTGGGTCGGCGTGCCGGAGACCTCGACGCCCGTGCGCGTGTACGTCGGCGCGTTCAAGGACCCGATCGCCCAGGGCGTCCCGGTCGCGTGCGACGTCCGCGACGGCTCGGGGCCCTACCGGCTCGAAGCGCTGCCGGAGGGCCGGTTCTACCTCCGGGTCGCGGTGGTCGCGGTCGACGACCTCGACCCCAACCCGTCCAAGCGGCGGCCGTTGTTCGTCGGCGCCGCCGAGGCGGGCTCCGTGCGGGCGGGCCGGACCGCGGAGGCGGACATCGAGACCAGGTCGGCGTCCACGCTGGACCTGCCGATCCTGCTCGCGCTGCCCGAACTGGACACCCGCGAAGCGCCGGACGTCGACCTGGCCGTGCCGGCCGCCCGGACGCCGCTGGGCCGCGCGACGCCCCTCGACGCGCGGGCCCGCTGA
- a CDS encoding carboxymuconolactone decarboxylase family protein, with protein MDATTHVRVPLVDEGQAEGRLAELYADIKSNTNLPFVPDMFRLLSTRPDLLEGVVAGYKGMFITGIMPRQTRELIAAWTSKVNQCPYCVGTHNFFFQAFGGPQETAQAVESAESVEDLPVDEKHKVLLRLLTKLSKEAYKITDVDWKLATDAGWTSEELLEGFFIAGMFNFITRMVDGLGLGFSVAASRVSQQEVPTGGDA; from the coding sequence ATGGACGCAACCACCCACGTCCGGGTCCCGCTGGTCGACGAGGGTCAGGCCGAAGGCCGCCTCGCCGAGCTGTACGCCGACATCAAGAGCAACACCAACCTGCCGTTCGTGCCGGACATGTTCCGCCTGCTGTCCACCCGGCCGGACCTCCTCGAAGGGGTGGTCGCCGGCTACAAGGGCATGTTCATCACCGGCATCATGCCCCGGCAGACGCGCGAGCTGATCGCGGCGTGGACGTCGAAGGTCAACCAGTGCCCCTACTGCGTCGGCACGCACAACTTCTTCTTCCAGGCCTTCGGCGGCCCCCAGGAGACCGCGCAGGCCGTGGAGTCCGCCGAGTCCGTCGAGGACCTGCCGGTGGACGAGAAGCACAAGGTCCTGCTGCGCCTGCTCACCAAGCTCAGCAAGGAGGCGTACAAGATCACCGACGTCGACTGGAAGCTGGCCACCGACGCCGGCTGGACGTCGGAGGAGCTGCTGGAGGGCTTCTTCATCGCCGGCATGTTCAACTTCATCACTCGCATGGTGGACGGGCTGGGCCTGGGCTTCTCGGTGGCGGCGAGCCGGGTGTCGCAGCAGGAGGTCCCGACCGGAGGCGACGCGTGA
- a CDS encoding DUF1702 family protein — MSSSWGALRRRILTPNISATKLSVRGFHYKDETARELLETVGRSFLEGYGYAAESREPLEAEQKLEKMPYKFRGFAYEGAGMGFAVRDALPFGRGGRTGRFLQGRARNHDYMVLVGVGWAMARVPRSRWSKLGLDDPLLRWLALDGYGFHQAYFHTEKYVREQYREPAFPWPTDGSSWYSPRGIDQGIGRALWFVGGAEPKVVADLIESFAEERHADLYAGSGLAATYAGGLPESELRWYADRVGPYLPNVAQGSAFAATARVDQGLVVDHTGVATKVFCDMTPDEAAKLCHDTRPPAVAELPEQPGIPAFEVWRRRITATFTTDADVTT; from the coding sequence TTGTCCAGCTCTTGGGGCGCGCTCAGGCGTCGCATCCTGACTCCCAACATCTCGGCGACGAAACTGTCGGTGCGCGGCTTCCACTACAAGGACGAGACCGCGCGGGAACTGCTGGAAACGGTCGGCCGGTCCTTCCTGGAGGGCTACGGCTACGCCGCCGAGTCGCGTGAGCCGCTCGAGGCCGAGCAGAAGCTCGAGAAGATGCCGTACAAGTTCCGCGGCTTCGCCTACGAGGGCGCCGGGATGGGCTTCGCGGTGCGCGACGCGCTCCCGTTCGGCCGGGGCGGGCGGACCGGGCGGTTCCTCCAGGGGCGGGCCAGGAACCACGACTACATGGTCCTCGTCGGCGTCGGCTGGGCGATGGCCCGGGTGCCGAGGTCGCGCTGGTCCAAGCTCGGGTTGGACGACCCGCTGCTGCGCTGGCTCGCGCTCGACGGCTACGGCTTCCACCAGGCGTACTTCCACACCGAGAAGTACGTGCGCGAGCAGTACCGCGAGCCGGCCTTCCCGTGGCCGACCGACGGCTCCAGCTGGTACTCGCCGCGCGGCATCGACCAGGGCATCGGCCGGGCGCTGTGGTTCGTCGGCGGCGCCGAGCCGAAGGTCGTGGCCGACCTGATCGAGTCGTTCGCCGAGGAGCGCCACGCCGACCTGTACGCGGGCTCGGGGCTGGCGGCCACCTACGCGGGCGGCCTGCCCGAGAGCGAGCTGCGCTGGTACGCCGACCGGGTCGGCCCCTACCTGCCCAACGTCGCGCAGGGCAGCGCGTTCGCCGCCACCGCGCGGGTGGACCAGGGCCTCGTCGTCGACCACACCGGTGTGGCGACCAAGGTCTTCTGCGACATGACGCCCGACGAGGCGGCGAAGCTGTGCCACGACACCCGGCCGCCGGCGGTCGCCGAACTGCCCGAGCAGCCCGGGATCCCGGCCTTCGAGGTGTGGCGCAGGCGCATCACCGCGACGTTCACGACCGATGCGGATGTGACGACATGA
- a CDS encoding ABC1 kinase family protein produces the protein MTKTTGRLVRLPGLVLRCAWVGAIVFCYGLLIAGSALGARFRRSKDGRGLRDGDRWVRMLTRLGPSYIKIGQLLSTRRDLLPEEVTTPLGRLTDGASPPRRRRIERAVRHAYRDRPWPFREFDWEPVASGSIATVHEAVTLDGRHVAVKVRRPGIERVMWQDFTLTSSAMSLMGMLPKLRKMPFKLMHGQVGGAILRQLDFAAEAASLTALRANLEGGSRTVTIPAPLPELCTPETVVMEFISDLRRFEPGELDLDTRRSVQRAVLGTVYEMLFIDGFVHCDLHPGNLYFDLNADLVMLDAGFVIQLPDPVRRSFADFFINMAMGDGWMCAQIVIESAAEIADDCDLEGFRAALGELVAETSGAKSGDFDLATFAGRLFDLQRRFGLFPAPEFAFPLLSLLVIEGMIKGFDSDLDFQAEAIPVLRRRNIPRDAPSAVER, from the coding sequence ATGACCAAGACCACTGGCCGCCTGGTGCGGCTGCCCGGGCTGGTCCTGCGCTGCGCGTGGGTGGGCGCCATCGTGTTCTGCTACGGCCTGCTCATCGCCGGGTCGGCGCTCGGCGCGCGGTTCCGGCGCTCGAAGGACGGGCGCGGCCTGCGCGACGGCGACCGGTGGGTCCGGATGCTGACCCGCCTCGGGCCGTCCTACATCAAGATCGGCCAACTGCTGAGCACCCGGCGCGACCTGCTGCCGGAGGAGGTGACCACCCCGCTGGGCCGGCTCACCGACGGCGCCTCGCCCCCGCGCAGGCGGCGGATCGAGCGCGCCGTCCGGCACGCCTACCGCGACCGGCCGTGGCCGTTCCGGGAGTTCGACTGGGAACCGGTCGCCTCCGGCAGCATCGCGACGGTCCACGAGGCCGTGACGCTGGACGGCAGGCACGTCGCGGTCAAGGTGCGCCGTCCCGGCATCGAGCGCGTGATGTGGCAGGACTTCACCCTGACCTCCTCGGCGATGAGCCTGATGGGCATGCTGCCCAAGCTGCGCAAGATGCCGTTCAAGCTCATGCACGGGCAGGTCGGCGGCGCGATCCTGCGGCAGCTCGACTTCGCGGCCGAGGCGGCGTCGCTGACCGCGTTGCGGGCCAACCTGGAGGGCGGCTCCCGCACCGTGACCATCCCGGCGCCGCTGCCGGAGCTGTGCACGCCCGAGACCGTGGTCATGGAGTTCATCAGCGACCTCAGGCGGTTCGAGCCGGGCGAGCTGGACCTCGACACCAGGCGCTCGGTGCAGCGGGCCGTGCTCGGCACGGTCTACGAGATGCTGTTCATCGACGGCTTCGTGCACTGCGACCTGCACCCCGGCAACCTGTACTTCGACCTCAACGCCGACCTGGTGATGCTGGACGCCGGCTTCGTCATCCAGCTGCCCGACCCGGTGCGCCGGTCGTTCGCGGACTTCTTCATCAACATGGCGATGGGCGACGGCTGGATGTGCGCCCAGATCGTCATCGAGAGCGCCGCCGAGATCGCCGACGACTGCGACCTGGAGGGCTTCCGCGCCGCGCTCGGCGAGCTGGTGGCGGAGACGTCGGGCGCGAAGTCCGGCGACTTCGACCTGGCCACCTTCGCCGGCCGGCTGTTCGACCTGCAACGCCGCTTCGGCCTGTTCCCCGCGCCGGAGTTCGCCTTCCCCCTGCTCTCGCTGCTGGTCATCGAGGGCATGATCAAGGGCTTCGACTCCGACCTCGACTTCCAGGCCGAGGCCATCCCGGTGCTGCGCCGACGCAACATCCCTCGTGACGCCCCATCCGCTGTTGAAAGGTGA
- a CDS encoding SDR family oxidoreductase gives MTASRAVLITGVNSSGGLSSGTGRATALRLHRAGWPVYATGRDLDGLKDLAEEGITTLQVDVTDEESMVAAVERITEDHGAVGVLVNNAAYSLNGTIGETPIDQVRRQFETNFFGLSRMTQLVLPGMREQRSGRIIMMSSIFGLFATPGRGYYQATKHALEAISDSLRLEVKPWDIKVSIIEPSPILGSFVPTTVGDLGLDTDSDLYADFWERFVVWHGAYREVDKPKGRGRTAVRSGKVAETIEKAITDPNPRIRYRLGLPTHLLKPQRAIFGDRAWEVFVTKFFPQP, from the coding sequence GTGACGGCGTCCCGCGCGGTCCTCATCACCGGCGTCAACTCCTCGGGCGGGCTCTCCTCCGGCACCGGCCGCGCCACCGCGCTGCGCCTGCACCGCGCCGGCTGGCCGGTGTACGCCACCGGGCGCGACCTCGACGGGCTGAAGGACCTCGCCGAGGAGGGCATCACCACGCTCCAGGTGGACGTCACCGACGAGGAGTCGATGGTGGCCGCGGTGGAGCGGATCACCGAGGACCACGGCGCGGTCGGGGTCCTGGTGAACAACGCCGCCTACAGCCTCAACGGCACGATCGGCGAGACGCCGATCGACCAGGTGCGCCGGCAGTTCGAGACGAACTTCTTCGGGCTGTCCCGGATGACGCAGCTGGTGCTGCCCGGCATGCGCGAGCAGCGCTCCGGCCGGATCATCATGATGTCGTCGATCTTCGGCCTGTTCGCCACCCCCGGCCGCGGCTACTACCAGGCGACCAAGCACGCCCTGGAGGCCATCAGCGACTCGCTGCGGCTGGAGGTGAAGCCGTGGGACATCAAGGTGTCGATCATCGAGCCGTCGCCGATCCTCGGCTCGTTCGTGCCGACCACGGTCGGCGACCTCGGGCTGGACACCGACAGCGACCTGTACGCCGACTTCTGGGAGCGCTTCGTCGTCTGGCACGGCGCCTACCGCGAGGTCGACAAGCCCAAGGGCCGCGGTCGCACGGCGGTGCGCTCCGGCAAGGTCGCGGAGACCATCGAGAAGGCCATCACGGACCCCAACCCGAGGATCCGCTACCGGCTCGGCCTGCCGACCCACCTGCTCAAGCCGCAGCGCGCGATCTTCGGCGACCGGGCCTGGGAGGTGTTCGTCACCAAGTTCTTCCCGCAGCCGTGA
- a CDS encoding carboxymuconolactone decarboxylase family protein has translation MRAVRYGAAEQDVARVYRELERDFGVLAPPIALHASSPDVLAAAWLMLRETLLVPGTASRAHKEAVSTAVSETNNCPFCVSMHSSMLIDLVGYRDGAIPDPGTRAVAEWATANATPDGAAGHPVPFPASQGPEMIGTAVILQYLNRMVNIFLGELPLPPGAPAASMTVVRRVLVWLIKSAERRGPRPGASSDLLPDAPLPEDMKWAEGHAAIAGAYARAAAAVDEAGRRSVPAEVRSLVLEHLARWDGKPMGVSRAWVEDAIAGLPEDQRDAGRLALLTALASYQIDQSVLDRFRAGRPDDGSLIDLTSWSSLAAARRVGSWMTFRAQDEALPPAANSTHE, from the coding sequence GTGCGCGCAGTGCGTTACGGCGCGGCCGAGCAGGACGTGGCCCGGGTCTACCGGGAGCTCGAACGCGACTTCGGCGTGCTCGCGCCGCCGATCGCGCTGCACGCGTCGTCACCCGACGTGCTGGCGGCGGCCTGGTTGATGCTGCGCGAGACGCTGCTCGTGCCCGGCACGGCGTCGAGGGCGCACAAGGAGGCCGTCTCCACCGCCGTCTCCGAGACCAACAACTGCCCGTTCTGCGTCTCGATGCACTCGTCGATGCTGATCGACCTGGTCGGCTACCGCGACGGCGCCATCCCGGACCCCGGGACCCGTGCGGTCGCCGAGTGGGCGACCGCGAACGCGACCCCGGACGGGGCGGCCGGGCACCCGGTGCCGTTCCCGGCCTCGCAGGGCCCCGAGATGATCGGCACGGCGGTGATACTGCAGTACCTCAACCGGATGGTGAACATCTTCCTCGGCGAGCTGCCGCTGCCGCCGGGCGCGCCGGCCGCGTCGATGACCGTCGTGCGCCGGGTGCTGGTGTGGCTGATCAAGTCGGCCGAGCGGCGCGGACCGCGGCCGGGCGCCTCGTCGGACCTGTTGCCGGACGCGCCGCTGCCGGAGGACATGAAGTGGGCCGAGGGGCACGCCGCGATCGCCGGCGCGTACGCGCGTGCCGCGGCCGCCGTCGACGAGGCCGGTCGCCGGTCGGTGCCGGCCGAGGTGCGCTCGCTCGTGCTGGAGCACCTGGCGCGCTGGGACGGCAAGCCGATGGGCGTGAGCCGCGCGTGGGTGGAGGACGCGATCGCCGGGCTGCCGGAGGACCAGCGGGACGCCGGGCGACTGGCCCTGCTGACCGCGTTGGCGTCCTACCAGATCGACCAGTCGGTGCTCGACCGCTTCCGCGCGGGGCGTCCGGACGACGGGTCGCTGATCGACCTGACGTCGTGGTCGAGCCTGGCCGCGGCGCGGCGCGTGGGCAGCTGGATGACGTTCCGCGCGCAGGACGAAGCCCTGCCGCCGGCGGCGAACTCGACGCACGAGTGA
- a CDS encoding GMC family oxidoreductase: MTAQYDDIIVGAGSAGAALAARLTEDPARRVLLLEGGPDYVEPEDLPEEIFYGRAMSFDGNDWTFRADVHDGRRIRFPRGKLAGGSSAVGATVGLRGVAEDYDDWAAAGNPGWSYEEVLPYFRKLENDYDFGDSEFHGGGGPMPIRRWRPEELSPGQTAFVEACLAAGFPEVKDHNHPDATGVGSIPSTRHDPVHRATTGTTYLRLIRQRPNLEIRAETSVDRVVFDGAKAIGVMAAAKGGSYELVEGRRVILATGAVASPMILLRSGIGPAEDLRRLGIDVRADLSGVGGNLVDHQRTGAFLVPQPGVIDPTEAFLQQILRTTSPVTGEFNDLQYYMVNHFSLAHFPELQMLAGATEILGVMVVSQRPGSRGRITLPSADPAAQPTIVLNFLDDEREMDILVDGVRTAWKLAHHPDIMKLGQGFVVLRDAMIDNDDMVRQYVKTSLDSAYHPVGTVRMGPASDPDSVVDERGAVHGIESLYVADSSIMPSTVRANTNLTSIMIGERMAAWLREG; the protein is encoded by the coding sequence ATGACGGCTCAATATGACGACATCATCGTCGGCGCCGGGTCGGCCGGTGCGGCGCTCGCGGCCCGGCTGACCGAGGATCCCGCGCGACGCGTGCTGCTCCTGGAGGGCGGCCCGGACTACGTCGAGCCGGAGGATCTGCCGGAGGAGATCTTCTACGGCCGCGCCATGTCGTTCGACGGCAATGACTGGACCTTCCGGGCGGACGTCCACGACGGTCGCCGGATCCGCTTCCCCCGCGGCAAGCTCGCCGGCGGTTCGTCGGCGGTCGGCGCGACGGTGGGTCTGCGCGGTGTCGCGGAGGACTACGACGACTGGGCCGCCGCCGGGAACCCCGGGTGGTCCTACGAGGAGGTGCTGCCGTACTTCCGCAAGCTGGAGAACGACTACGACTTCGGCGACAGCGAGTTCCACGGCGGCGGCGGGCCGATGCCGATCCGCCGGTGGCGGCCGGAGGAGCTGTCGCCGGGGCAGACGGCGTTCGTCGAGGCCTGCCTGGCGGCGGGTTTCCCGGAGGTCAAGGACCACAACCACCCCGACGCGACCGGTGTCGGCTCGATCCCGTCCACCCGGCACGACCCGGTGCACCGGGCCACCACCGGCACGACGTACCTGCGGTTGATCCGGCAGCGGCCGAACCTGGAGATCAGGGCCGAGACGTCGGTCGACCGGGTGGTGTTCGACGGCGCGAAGGCGATCGGGGTCATGGCGGCGGCGAAGGGCGGCTCCTACGAGCTCGTCGAGGGCCGCCGGGTCATCCTGGCCACCGGCGCGGTCGCGTCGCCGATGATCCTGCTGCGCTCCGGCATCGGCCCGGCCGAGGACCTGCGCCGGCTGGGCATCGACGTCCGCGCGGACCTGTCGGGCGTCGGCGGCAACCTGGTCGACCACCAGCGGACCGGCGCGTTCCTGGTGCCGCAGCCGGGGGTGATCGACCCGACCGAGGCGTTCCTCCAGCAGATCCTGCGCACCACGTCCCCGGTGACCGGCGAGTTCAACGACCTGCAGTACTACATGGTCAACCACTTCTCGCTGGCGCACTTCCCGGAGTTGCAGATGCTGGCGGGCGCGACCGAGATCCTCGGCGTGATGGTGGTGTCGCAGCGCCCCGGTTCCCGCGGCCGGATCACGCTGCCCTCCGCCGACCCCGCGGCCCAGCCGACGATCGTGCTGAACTTCCTCGACGACGAGCGCGAGATGGACATCCTCGTCGACGGCGTCCGCACGGCGTGGAAGCTGGCGCACCACCCGGACATCATGAAGCTCGGCCAGGGCTTCGTGGTGCTGCGGGACGCCATGATCGACAACGACGACATGGTGCGGCAGTACGTGAAGACCAGTCTGGACAGCGCCTACCACCCGGTCGGCACGGTCCGGATGGGACCGGCCTCGGACCCGGACTCGGTCGTGGACGAGCGGGGCGCGGTGCACGGCATCGAGTCCCTGTACGTCGCCGACTCGTCCATCATGCCGAGCACGGTGCGCGCCAACACCAACCTGACCTCGATCATGATCGGGGAGCGGATGGCGGCCTGGCTGCGTGAGGGCTGA
- a CDS encoding cobalamin-independent methionine synthase II family protein, which produces MGIPTEPIGSVPRPAELLKGFQDHAEGRIDAAALRALTDQALADTVSRFEATGSPVVTDGEQDKPSFLTYPVAGIPDLAAGGAVVPFADGHTRELPVLTSGPFRYSAHAVDLLRAAQRLTALPVKQPVIAPSALALLYPADGIDGYSRDEFVADLVNETEADIRACLDAGAAVVQLDFTEGRLSLKLDPSGGLLRDFVALNNAVLERFSAEDRARIGLHTCPGGDQDSTHSADVDYADLLPDLFRIKAGRFYVQLASEPDRRRVLGIIKEHLPADARVFIGVTDPIDPRVETAEEVRDRVLEAAEFLPVERLGTCDDCGFAPFADDTSTSRDTAFAKIAARVEGTRLAEAALGI; this is translated from the coding sequence ATGGGCATACCGACCGAGCCGATCGGCAGCGTCCCGCGTCCCGCGGAGCTCCTCAAGGGCTTCCAGGACCACGCGGAGGGCCGCATCGACGCCGCTGCGCTGCGCGCGCTGACGGACCAGGCGTTAGCGGACACGGTCAGCCGGTTCGAGGCCACCGGTTCGCCGGTGGTCACCGACGGCGAGCAGGACAAGCCGAGCTTCCTGACCTACCCGGTGGCGGGCATCCCCGACCTGGCGGCGGGCGGCGCGGTCGTGCCGTTCGCCGACGGCCACACCCGTGAGCTGCCCGTGCTCACGAGCGGGCCGTTCCGCTACTCCGCGCACGCCGTGGACCTGCTGCGCGCCGCGCAGCGGCTCACGGCGCTGCCGGTGAAGCAGCCGGTGATCGCGCCGTCGGCGCTGGCCCTGCTCTACCCGGCCGACGGGATCGACGGCTACTCGCGCGACGAGTTCGTCGCGGACCTCGTCAACGAGACCGAGGCCGACATCCGCGCCTGCCTCGACGCGGGGGCGGCCGTGGTGCAGCTGGACTTCACCGAGGGGCGGCTGTCGCTCAAGCTCGACCCGTCGGGCGGGCTGCTGCGCGACTTCGTGGCGCTCAACAACGCGGTGCTGGAGCGGTTCTCCGCCGAGGACCGGGCCAGGATCGGCCTGCACACGTGCCCCGGCGGCGACCAGGACTCCACGCACAGCGCGGACGTCGACTACGCCGACCTGCTGCCGGACCTGTTCCGGATCAAGGCGGGCCGGTTCTACGTGCAGCTGGCCAGCGAGCCCGACCGCCGTCGGGTGCTGGGGATCATCAAGGAGCACCTGCCCGCCGACGCGCGGGTCTTCATCGGCGTCACCGACCCGATCGACCCGCGGGTCGAGACGGCCGAGGAGGTGCGCGACCGCGTGCTGGAGGCGGCCGAGTTCCTCCCCGTCGAGCGGCTGGGCACCTGCGACGACTGCGGTTTCGCCCCGTTCGCCGACGACACCTCCACCTCGCGCGACACGGCGTTCGCCAAGATCGCCGCGCGCGTCGAGGGCACCAGGCTCGCCGAGGCGGCCCTGGGGATCTGA
- a CDS encoding helix-turn-helix domain-containing protein yields the protein MHDAVQRAITLMRTHYYEPLTLRDVAGAALVSPFHFSRLFHAAVGVPPGRYLTAVRLFEAKRLLLTTWMNVADIVATIGYSSVGTFTTRFTRAVGLSPTQYRNPAVSGLLAAVALPDFDNPLETGSSVLDAMPMPRFGGSGSVVGTLEVPAGDDESKVTVGLIDDLIPCSVFASSTLVEGPLHHELVVGASATRCVAVALRAGNPRLSGSGLEFAGGIGHVIATGPGEHLRISVRMRERTPDPVAVAVGTGRR from the coding sequence GTGCATGATGCCGTTCAGCGCGCCATCACGTTGATGCGCACGCACTACTACGAACCACTGACCCTGCGCGATGTGGCCGGCGCGGCACTGGTCAGTCCATTTCATTTCTCCCGCCTGTTCCACGCCGCGGTGGGCGTGCCGCCGGGCCGATACCTGACCGCGGTCCGGCTGTTCGAGGCGAAACGCCTGCTGCTGACCACGTGGATGAACGTCGCGGACATCGTCGCCACGATCGGCTACAGCAGCGTGGGCACGTTCACCACCAGGTTCACCCGGGCGGTGGGCCTCTCGCCGACCCAGTACCGCAACCCGGCGGTGAGCGGCCTGCTCGCGGCCGTCGCGCTGCCCGACTTCGACAACCCGCTGGAGACCGGCTCGTCGGTGCTCGACGCGATGCCGATGCCCCGCTTCGGCGGCAGCGGCTCGGTCGTCGGCACGCTGGAGGTCCCCGCGGGGGACGACGAGTCGAAGGTGACGGTGGGTCTCATCGACGACCTGATCCCGTGCAGCGTGTTCGCGTCGAGCACGCTCGTCGAAGGCCCGCTGCACCACGAGCTCGTCGTCGGCGCCTCGGCCACCCGGTGCGTCGCGGTCGCGCTGCGCGCCGGCAACCCGCGCCTGTCCGGCTCGGGCCTGGAGTTCGCCGGCGGGATCGGCCACGTGATCGCCACCGGCCCGGGGGAGCACCTGCGGATCAGCGTCCGGATGCGCGAGCGGACGCCGGATCCGGTCGCGGTCGCGGTCGGCACGGGTCGGCGGTAG
- a CDS encoding cytochrome P450 yields MTTTDTAGARRAVPGPPRSETLSLLARMARDRLSVMTGVSQQYGDAVRLRLGPKSMYFFNHPDHAKYVLADNPGNFVKGIGLVHARRALGDGLLTSEGELWKAQRKTIQPVFQAKRIAGKADVIAQEAAGLVAKLRGHRGGQPIDISEEMTGLTLGVLGRALLDADLGAFESIGHSFEAVQNQAMFEMMSLSTVPHWVPLPIQRRFHRARADLDRIVAQLVEQRRANPTADGDDILSRLVEATRNEPDPVVAHQRVRDEMVTLLLAGHETTASTLSWTFYLADKHPEVWERMHAEAVEVLGDRQPTFQDIPRLRYTTQVIQEVMRLYPPVWILPRVTREDDVIGGYHVPAGADVLLCPYTLHRHPGFWDEPDTFDPDRFSPGRSSGRSRYAYIPFGAGPRVCVGSGLGMMEATIVAASVVRELRLSTVPGYDVRGEPMLTLRVRGGLPMTVRSAA; encoded by the coding sequence ATGACGACGACCGACACGGCGGGCGCGCGACGGGCCGTGCCCGGACCGCCGCGCAGCGAGACGCTGAGCCTGCTGGCCAGGATGGCGCGGGACCGGCTCTCGGTGATGACCGGCGTGTCCCAGCAGTACGGCGACGCGGTCCGGTTGCGGCTCGGCCCGAAGTCGATGTACTTCTTCAACCACCCCGACCACGCCAAGTACGTGCTCGCCGACAACCCCGGCAACTTCGTCAAGGGCATCGGCCTGGTGCACGCCCGCCGCGCGCTCGGCGACGGCCTGCTCACCAGCGAGGGCGAGCTGTGGAAGGCGCAGCGCAAGACGATCCAGCCGGTCTTCCAGGCCAAGCGGATCGCGGGCAAGGCCGACGTGATCGCGCAGGAGGCCGCCGGCCTGGTCGCCAAGCTGCGCGGGCACCGCGGCGGTCAGCCGATCGACATCAGCGAGGAGATGACCGGGCTGACGCTCGGCGTGCTCGGCCGCGCCCTGCTCGACGCCGACCTCGGCGCGTTCGAGTCCATCGGGCACTCGTTCGAGGCGGTCCAGAACCAGGCGATGTTCGAGATGATGTCGTTGAGCACGGTGCCGCACTGGGTGCCGCTGCCCATCCAGCGGCGCTTCCACCGCGCCAGGGCCGACCTGGACCGCATCGTCGCCCAGCTCGTCGAACAGCGCCGGGCGAACCCGACCGCCGACGGCGACGACATCCTGTCCCGGCTGGTCGAGGCGACCAGGAACGAGCCCGACCCGGTGGTCGCGCACCAGCGGGTGCGCGACGAGATGGTGACGCTGCTGCTGGCCGGGCACGAGACCACCGCGAGCACGCTCAGCTGGACGTTCTACCTGGCCGACAAGCACCCCGAGGTGTGGGAGCGGATGCACGCCGAGGCCGTCGAGGTGCTGGGCGACCGGCAGCCGACGTTCCAGGACATCCCCCGCCTGAGGTACACCACCCAGGTGATCCAGGAGGTCATGCGGCTCTACCCGCCGGTGTGGATCCTGCCGCGGGTGACGCGCGAGGACGACGTGATCGGCGGGTACCACGTGCCGGCCGGCGCGGACGTGCTGCTGTGCCCGTACACCCTGCACCGGCACCCCGGTTTCTGGGACGAGCCCGACACGTTCGACCCGGACCGGTTCTCGCCCGGCCGGTCGTCCGGCCGGTCGCGGTACGCCTACATCCCGTTCGGCGCCGGCCCGCGCGTGTGCGTGGGCAGCGGCCTCGGGATGATGGAGGCGACGATCGTGGCCGCCAGCGTGGTGCGCGAGCTGCGACTGTCCACTGTGCCCGGTTACGACGTGCGCGGCGAGCCGATGCTGACGCTGCGCGTGCGCGGCGGGCTGCCGATGACCGTGCGGTCGGCCGCGTGA